In Bacteroidota bacterium, the following are encoded in one genomic region:
- a CDS encoding NlpC/P60 family protein, translated as MLLAGCVSTKPDATPLKTVVNESPNADRKTLLRAEAADWEGTPHEWGGTTRDGIDCSAFVQTVYKDLFTVDLPRTTSLQSKEGQAVLHNQLTVGDLVFYRIDSKTRHVGIYVGEDEFMHASKSEGVTISSIQDPYWERRFWTVRRILAPAADSLANPTDNPIDRSRSGW; from the coding sequence ATGCTTCTGGCAGGCTGTGTATCAACAAAGCCCGATGCCACACCATTAAAGACGGTTGTCAACGAATCCCCCAATGCCGACCGAAAAACACTGCTGCGTGCTGAAGCTGCTGACTGGGAAGGCACCCCACATGAATGGGGCGGCACAACACGCGATGGCATCGATTGCTCCGCATTTGTGCAAACCGTCTACAAAGATCTTTTTACGGTTGATTTGCCACGCACCACCTCGCTTCAGTCTAAAGAAGGACAAGCGGTATTGCACAACCAGCTGACGGTGGGTGATCTTGTTTTTTATCGTATTGATTCAAAAACCAGGCACGTAGGCATTTACGTCGGGGAAGACGAATTTATGCACGCCTCAAAAAGCGAAGGCGTTACCATTTCCTCCATCCAGGATCCCTATTGGGAAAGAAGATTCTGGACCGTCAGGCGCATCCTGGCGCCGGCAGCAGACTCACTTGCCAACCCAACGGACAACCCCATCGATCGATCGCGTTCAGGCTGGTAG
- the lysA gene encoding diaminopimelate decarboxylase has protein sequence MRTEPVENTHKTPHNASLLASLAQTYGTPTYVYDESIIRRQCKLLKQHLKHVPTKLLYAMKANSHPAILRIIKSEGIGIDAVSPAELYLAQQIGFAPKDILYTANNMTDEEMHTVAEAGVLMNLGELSRVARYGAAYPGAEVCVRLNPQIGSGHHAHVVTAGKATKFGIPVNEVEQILEAAARNNLKIVGLHQHIGSGIPSMAVLQQAIEVILQTAQYFPDLRILNLGGGFSIPYRPEDVPIDFENFQQTIVQVLQAHEANHNQKGLTYWFEPGRFLVAEAGTLLVTANTVKEANNKTFAGTDSGMNQLVRPSVYGAYHEIYNLSNADGFRRPYEVVGNICESGDVFAKNRLVQEISENDTLAIMDAGAYGMSMASLYNLRPLPAEVLIKADGSHLVIQERVSEADLVNSMFGTHL, from the coding sequence ATGCGTACCGAGCCGGTAGAAAACACCCACAAAACACCCCACAATGCATCCCTGCTGGCATCGCTGGCCCAAACGTATGGTACGCCGACCTATGTGTACGACGAATCGATCATACGCAGGCAGTGTAAATTGCTCAAACAGCACCTGAAACACGTCCCAACCAAGCTGCTGTATGCAATGAAAGCCAATTCTCATCCGGCTATTCTGCGCATTATCAAATCGGAAGGTATCGGAATCGATGCCGTATCACCGGCTGAACTGTACCTGGCGCAGCAAATTGGCTTTGCCCCAAAAGACATTTTGTACACCGCCAACAACATGACGGATGAGGAGATGCACACGGTGGCAGAAGCCGGGGTCTTGATGAACCTGGGCGAATTGTCGCGAGTTGCCCGGTATGGCGCGGCTTATCCGGGTGCAGAAGTGTGTGTGCGGCTGAACCCGCAAATCGGCTCAGGGCACCATGCACACGTAGTCACTGCCGGCAAAGCAACCAAGTTTGGTATTCCGGTTAATGAAGTTGAACAGATTCTGGAGGCGGCAGCCAGAAACAACCTCAAAATTGTTGGCCTGCATCAGCACATTGGCAGCGGCATTCCCTCAATGGCTGTATTACAGCAAGCCATTGAAGTTATCCTCCAAACAGCACAATACTTTCCCGACCTGCGCATCCTGAATCTTGGCGGCGGCTTCAGCATTCCCTACCGCCCTGAAGATGTACCAATAGACTTTGAAAATTTCCAGCAAACCATTGTGCAGGTTTTGCAGGCGCACGAGGCAAACCACAATCAAAAAGGCCTCACCTACTGGTTTGAACCCGGCCGATTTCTGGTGGCAGAAGCCGGCACCTTGCTTGTCACTGCAAATACGGTAAAAGAGGCCAACAACAAAACTTTTGCCGGCACCGATTCAGGCATGAACCAGTTGGTGCGCCCTTCCGTCTACGGCGCGTACCACGAAATTTATAACCTATCGAATGCAGACGGCTTCAGGCGGCCCTACGAAGTAGTTGGTAATATTTGTGAGTCGGGAGACGTATTTGCCAAAAATCGACTGGTCCAGGAAATCAGCGAAAACGACACGCTCGCCATTATGGACGCCGGCGCCTACGGGATGTCGATGGCCTCGTTATACAACTTGCGCCCCTTGCCTGCGGAAGTGCTCATCAAAGCAGATGGCAGCCACCTGGTAATCCAGGAGCGGGTTTCAGAAGCAGACCTGGTCAATTCGATGTTTGGCACCCATTTGTAG
- a CDS encoding T9SS type A sorting domain-containing protein has product STSDDSTGKRRGELFRTHQVMLEFENYKTKDRSTLYLGYHDKADEGLDKYDQYFPPGKFRDVDIVLMNGKPDSRNGRLLADVRPSIAQGQRYNVNVNARSATTLAVKSFLDNELSAHELYLVNRRIGKFYNLRDNQTAYVDVVAGKNEFELLVGALHFIEDIKSTTLPQQAALLGGYPNPFNQRVALEIAIPGDKEELQHALIEVYNVAGQYVDTVLERELSPGLHKVVWDLEQQQANMPSGVYFMRMVLESGFSETTGVVHIK; this is encoded by the coding sequence ATTCAACTTCGGACGATTCTACAGGCAAAAGGCGTGGAGAACTGTTCAGGACGCATCAAGTGATGCTAGAGTTTGAGAACTATAAAACCAAAGATCGTTCAACCCTTTACTTGGGTTATCACGATAAGGCAGATGAAGGGCTAGATAAATATGACCAATATTTTCCTCCCGGCAAATTTCGGGACGTTGATATCGTGCTGATGAATGGAAAACCTGATTCACGCAATGGCCGGCTTTTGGCAGACGTTCGGCCATCTATAGCACAGGGACAAAGATACAACGTCAATGTTAATGCCCGGTCAGCAACCACGCTTGCTGTAAAGTCTTTTTTGGATAATGAACTAAGTGCGCACGAGCTGTATTTGGTTAATCGCAGGATTGGGAAGTTTTATAACCTGCGGGACAACCAAACAGCTTATGTTGATGTAGTTGCAGGTAAAAATGAGTTTGAACTGTTGGTTGGAGCGTTGCATTTCATTGAAGACATAAAGTCTACTACGTTGCCTCAACAAGCTGCGTTACTCGGCGGGTATCCAAATCCTTTTAATCAACGCGTTGCTTTGGAGATAGCTATTCCTGGAGACAAGGAGGAATTACAGCATGCTTTAATTGAAGTATACAACGTCGCCGGGCAATATGTCGATACAGTTCTTGAGCGTGAGTTGAGTCCCGGCTTGCACAAGGTCGTATGGGATTTGGAGCAACAACAAGCTAATATGCCTAGTGGTGTATATTTCATGCGTATGGTCCTGGAATCAGGTTTTTCTGAAACCACGGGAGTGGTACATATTAAATAG
- a CDS encoding GntG family PLP-dependent aldolase, giving the protein MSALVDLRSDTITRPTPGMRKAIAAAEVGDDVYGEDPTVTALEARVAGLLKKEAALYIPSGTMGNQLGLLVHTTRATEVIVERNCHIVNHEGAAGAWLSGVQLLPLRGNKGILYPADIKQNLRTGQYGAPSTSLICLENTHNLAGGRVQPLDVLREIRTLALDNNIPMHMDGARLWNAAAASGIPEHTFAACFDTATMCLSKGLGAPVGSVLVGSHEHIARARHYRSRLGGSMRQAGILAAAGLYALDHHRSRLSEDHARAKALATALNNTASFSVDPDDIESNIVFFHVANDAAVAAAAALKQHGILVSATAPDTIRAVTHLAFTDEALQTTQTVLETSFCTPITT; this is encoded by the coding sequence TTGTCCGCTTTAGTAGACCTGCGCAGCGACACGATCACGCGCCCTACCCCTGGCATGCGAAAAGCAATTGCTGCTGCAGAGGTAGGCGATGATGTATACGGAGAAGACCCTACCGTTACGGCACTGGAAGCCCGCGTGGCCGGCCTGCTCAAAAAAGAAGCTGCCCTATACATCCCTTCCGGGACCATGGGCAACCAACTCGGACTTCTCGTGCACACCACGCGCGCCACAGAAGTCATTGTCGAACGCAATTGCCACATTGTAAACCACGAAGGCGCAGCCGGCGCCTGGTTATCAGGGGTGCAATTGCTTCCCTTGCGCGGCAACAAAGGCATCCTGTATCCTGCTGATATCAAGCAAAACCTGCGCACGGGGCAATATGGCGCTCCCTCCACCAGTCTGATTTGCCTGGAGAATACGCACAACCTTGCCGGTGGCCGCGTGCAACCCCTTGACGTACTGAGAGAAATTCGCACGCTGGCGCTCGACAACAATATCCCAATGCACATGGATGGCGCGAGGCTATGGAATGCTGCTGCTGCCTCTGGCATCCCTGAGCACACCTTTGCAGCCTGCTTTGATACTGCTACCATGTGCCTTTCCAAAGGCCTTGGCGCCCCAGTAGGGTCCGTACTTGTTGGTAGCCATGAGCATATAGCCCGTGCACGGCACTACCGTAGCCGGCTCGGTGGCAGTATGCGGCAAGCCGGCATTCTGGCTGCAGCCGGACTCTATGCGCTGGACCACCACAGGAGCCGGCTCTCAGAGGACCACGCACGCGCCAAAGCCCTTGCAACGGCGCTCAACAATACAGCATCTTTTTCAGTCGATCCTGATGATATCGAATCAAACATCGTATTTTTCCACGTAGCCAATGATGCAGCAGTTGCTGCGGCGGCCGCGTTAAAACAACATGGTATCCTCGTGAGTGCCACCGCACCTGATACCATTCGAGCGGTCACGCATCTGGCGTTTACCGATGAAGCCCTGCAAACCACACAGACCGTACTGGAAACCTCCTTCTGCACTCCTATCACCACTTAA
- the greA gene encoding transcription elongation factor GreA produces MGNQPIYLTEEGLKKLKEELHFLKSVERPRISQAIAEARAQGDLSENAEYDAAKDAQGLLEARIAKKETEIAEARLIDDSKIDGSKARILSTVKVKNKKTGKTHTYTLVAQPEADLLKGKISVESPIGNGLLGKSIGDVAEIKIPAGVLSLEILDITR; encoded by the coding sequence ATGGGCAATCAACCTATCTATCTGACTGAAGAAGGCCTCAAGAAATTAAAAGAGGAATTGCACTTTCTTAAGTCTGTCGAACGTCCCCGTATCTCTCAAGCCATTGCTGAAGCAAGGGCCCAGGGTGACTTGTCTGAAAATGCAGAATATGATGCAGCCAAGGACGCCCAGGGTTTGCTGGAAGCCCGCATTGCAAAAAAGGAAACTGAAATTGCGGAAGCACGGCTCATCGACGACTCGAAAATTGACGGTTCCAAGGCACGTATCCTGAGCACCGTTAAGGTGAAAAACAAAAAAACCGGCAAAACGCACACCTACACGCTTGTAGCACAGCCGGAAGCTGACCTGTTGAAGGGTAAAATTTCTGTAGAGAGCCCGATTGGCAATGGCCTCCTGGGTAAATCAATAGGTGACGTTGCCGAAATAAAAATACCCGCCGGTGTACTCTCTCTTGAGATTCTAGATATCACGCGCTAA
- a CDS encoding YtxH domain-containing protein: MNTRFSHIVTVAAAFTAGLCAGMMMAPQSGKALRRRMKQEARTQLKTAEDKLEQVEAQLNKVNDRIQAVGKDLGDRVRDAADEYIPDLAKDGEDWNLTKEDMEKELRHLSRR; the protein is encoded by the coding sequence ATGAACACTAGATTTTCACATATTGTAACCGTTGCAGCAGCTTTCACCGCCGGTTTGTGTGCCGGCATGATGATGGCGCCGCAGTCGGGTAAGGCATTACGCCGCCGTATGAAGCAGGAAGCCCGCACCCAGCTCAAAACGGCCGAAGACAAACTTGAGCAAGTTGAAGCGCAGCTCAATAAAGTAAATGACCGTATTCAGGCAGTTGGCAAAGATCTAGGCGATCGGGTCCGCGATGCTGCTGATGAGTACATTCCAGACCTTGCCAAAGACGGGGAAGACTGGAACCTTACCAAAGAAGACATGGAGAAAGAACTGCGTCATCTTTCGCGCCGTTAA
- a CDS encoding BrxA/BrxB family bacilliredoxin codes for MPYPEALVHPMREELTRLGVAELRDMTAVDEAFEAAESETTLLIVNSVCGCAAANARPAVAMAMQTEVQPDRYVTVFAGQDLEATARAREYMRGIAPSSPFMALLKEGDPVFVLERRHIEGRSANAIAMDLVNAYQKFCGTDATAENGPERPAYDQSPIGNGLPNTFRSIK; via the coding sequence ATGCCGTACCCCGAAGCACTTGTACATCCAATGCGGGAAGAACTGACCCGTTTGGGTGTTGCTGAACTCCGCGACATGACAGCTGTTGATGAAGCTTTTGAAGCTGCTGAGTCTGAAACTACACTGTTGATTGTGAACTCGGTTTGCGGTTGTGCTGCTGCCAACGCAAGGCCTGCCGTTGCGATGGCAATGCAGACGGAAGTACAGCCTGATCGGTACGTAACCGTTTTTGCCGGCCAGGATCTGGAAGCCACGGCTCGCGCCCGCGAATACATGCGCGGTATTGCGCCGTCTTCTCCGTTTATGGCCCTCCTGAAAGAAGGAGACCCCGTTTTTGTACTCGAGCGCCGGCATATTGAAGGCCGTTCTGCAAATGCTATTGCCATGGACCTCGTCAATGCCTATCAGAAGTTCTGTGGCACCGATGCCACAGCGGAAAACGGACCAGAGCGGCCGGCTTACGACCAGTCACCTATCGGTAACGGGTTGCCCAACACGTTCCGGTCCATCAAGTAA